One segment of Monomorium pharaonis isolate MP-MQ-018 chromosome 6, ASM1337386v2, whole genome shotgun sequence DNA contains the following:
- the LOC105837352 gene encoding microtubule-associated protein RP/EB family member 1 isoform X2: MAVNVYATNMTSDNLSRHDMLAWVNDCLQSSFTKIEELCTGAVYCQFMDMLFPSSVPLKRVKFKTNLEHEYIQNFKILQGGFKKMNVDKVIPVDKLIKGRFQDNFEFLQWFKKFFDANYDGREYDAYEARGCIPLGSGVDGTHTLSNPQLVPLPPQTKQLQMQQRHIQQRNIVPRQQVNKVQPSYRAQSKNTVGNRGDNGKIEELSAQLVELKMSVEGLEKERDFYFGKLRDIEVMCQDCDNSGDPPPIVQKILEVLYATEDGFAPPEELEGDGLAPDDEEEY, translated from the exons ATGGCTGTTAACGTGTACGCCACAAATATGACATCCGACAATCTCAGTCGTCACGACATGCTTGCGTGGGTAAATGACTGCCTACAGTCCTCGTTCACCAAGATCGAAGAACTCTGCACTGGAGCTGTCTATTGTCAATTTATGGACATGCTCTTCCCAAGCAGTGTACCTTTGAAAAGGGTCAAGTTCAAGACTAATCTGGAACATGAATATATacagaatttcaaaattctccAAGGTGGCTTCAAAAAGATGAACGTGGATAAG GTAATACCAGTGGACAAGCTGATAAAAGGGCGCTTTCAAGATAACTTTGAGTTTCTACAGTGgttcaaaaagttttttgaTGCAAATTACGACGGACGTGAATATGACGCTTACGAAGCACGTGGCTGCATACCGCTAGGTTCTGGCGTGGATGGAACGCACACTTTGTCGAATCCTCAATTGGTACCCTTGCCGCCACAAACGAAACAGCTGCAAATGCAACAAAGACACATACAGCAACGTAACATCGTTCCGCGGCAGCAGG TAAATAAAGTTCAGCCATCGTACCGTGCACAATCTAAAAACACAGTCGGTAACCGTGGAGATAATGGAAAAATTGAAGAGCTCAGTGCACAg TTGGTTGAACTGAAAATGTCAGTCGAAGGTCTggaaaaggagagagattTCTATTTCGGAAAATTACGTGACATAGAAGTCATGTGCCAAGATTGCGACAATAGCGGTGATCCTCCACctattgtacaaaaaattttagaagtcCTTTATGCAACAGAg gaTGGCTTTGCACCACCTGAAGAATTGGAAGGCGATGGACTTGCGCCCGACGACGAGGAGGAATAttaa
- the LOC105837352 gene encoding microtubule-associated protein RP/EB family member 1 isoform X1 — MAVNVYATNMTSDNLSRHDMLAWVNDCLQSSFTKIEELCTGAVYCQFMDMLFPSSVPLKRVKFKTNLEHEYIQNFKILQGGFKKMNVDKIVPIDRLVKGRFQDNFEFLQWFKKFFDANYSGAEPYDALAMRGGEPMGSGGNNAPRGGSNMKRASPRDTVNSAKSAPRPTGEGHPSTMRADSTNTLVNKVQPSYRAQSKNTVGNRGDNGKIEELSAQLVELKMSVEGLEKERDFYFGKLRDIEVMCQDCDNSGDPPPIVQKILEVLYATEDGFAPPEELEGDGLAPDDEEEY, encoded by the exons ATGGCTGTTAACGTGTACGCCACAAATATGACATCCGACAATCTCAGTCGTCACGACATGCTTGCGTGGGTAAATGACTGCCTACAGTCCTCGTTCACCAAGATCGAAGAACTCTGCACTGGAGCTGTCTATTGTCAATTTATGGACATGCTCTTCCCAAGCAGTGTACCTTTGAAAAGGGTCAAGTTCAAGACTAATCTGGAACATGAATATATacagaatttcaaaattctccAAGGTGGCTTCAAAAAGATGAACGTGGATAAG ATTGTGCCAATTGATAGGCTGGTGAAAGGCAGGTTCCAAGACAACTTTGAGTTTTTACAATGGTTCAAGAAATTCTTTGACGCAAACTACTCGGGAGCAGAGCCGTACGATGCGCTTGCTATGCGAGGAGGGGAACCTATGGGTAGTGGCGGAAATAATGCACCTCGTGGTGGTTCTAACATGAAACGTGCTTCCCCACGTGACACAGTAAATTCAGCTAAATCGGCTCCTCGTCCTACTG GTGAGGGACATCCATCTACCATGCGTGCAGATAGTACAAATACTTTag TAAATAAAGTTCAGCCATCGTACCGTGCACAATCTAAAAACACAGTCGGTAACCGTGGAGATAATGGAAAAATTGAAGAGCTCAGTGCACAg TTGGTTGAACTGAAAATGTCAGTCGAAGGTCTggaaaaggagagagattTCTATTTCGGAAAATTACGTGACATAGAAGTCATGTGCCAAGATTGCGACAATAGCGGTGATCCTCCACctattgtacaaaaaattttagaagtcCTTTATGCAACAGAg gaTGGCTTTGCACCACCTGAAGAATTGGAAGGCGATGGACTTGCGCCCGACGACGAGGAGGAATAttaa
- the LOC105837352 gene encoding microtubule-associated protein RP/EB family member 1 isoform X3: protein MAVNVYATNMTSDNLSRHDMLAWVNDCLQSSFTKIEELCTGAVYCQFMDMLFPSSVPLKRVKFKTNLEHEYIQNFKILQGGFKKMNVDKIVPIDRLVKGRFQDNFEFLQWFKKFFDANYSGAEPYDALAMRGGEPMGSGGNNAPRGGSNMKRASPRDTVNSAKSAPRPTVNKVQPSYRAQSKNTVGNRGDNGKIEELSAQLVELKMSVEGLEKERDFYFGKLRDIEVMCQDCDNSGDPPPIVQKILEVLYATEDGFAPPEELEGDGLAPDDEEEY from the exons ATGGCTGTTAACGTGTACGCCACAAATATGACATCCGACAATCTCAGTCGTCACGACATGCTTGCGTGGGTAAATGACTGCCTACAGTCCTCGTTCACCAAGATCGAAGAACTCTGCACTGGAGCTGTCTATTGTCAATTTATGGACATGCTCTTCCCAAGCAGTGTACCTTTGAAAAGGGTCAAGTTCAAGACTAATCTGGAACATGAATATATacagaatttcaaaattctccAAGGTGGCTTCAAAAAGATGAACGTGGATAAG ATTGTGCCAATTGATAGGCTGGTGAAAGGCAGGTTCCAAGACAACTTTGAGTTTTTACAATGGTTCAAGAAATTCTTTGACGCAAACTACTCGGGAGCAGAGCCGTACGATGCGCTTGCTATGCGAGGAGGGGAACCTATGGGTAGTGGCGGAAATAATGCACCTCGTGGTGGTTCTAACATGAAACGTGCTTCCCCACGTGACACAGTAAATTCAGCTAAATCGGCTCCTCGTCCTACTG TAAATAAAGTTCAGCCATCGTACCGTGCACAATCTAAAAACACAGTCGGTAACCGTGGAGATAATGGAAAAATTGAAGAGCTCAGTGCACAg TTGGTTGAACTGAAAATGTCAGTCGAAGGTCTggaaaaggagagagattTCTATTTCGGAAAATTACGTGACATAGAAGTCATGTGCCAAGATTGCGACAATAGCGGTGATCCTCCACctattgtacaaaaaattttagaagtcCTTTATGCAACAGAg gaTGGCTTTGCACCACCTGAAGAATTGGAAGGCGATGGACTTGCGCCCGACGACGAGGAGGAATAttaa
- the LOC105837352 gene encoding microtubule-associated protein RP/EB family member 1 isoform X4: MERTLCRILNWYPCRHKRNSCKCNKDTYSNVTSFRGSRIVPIDRLVKGRFQDNFEFLQWFKKFFDANYSGAEPYDALAMRGGEPMGSGGNNAPRGGSNMKRASPRDTVNSAKSAPRPTGEGHPSTMRADSTNTLVNKVQPSYRAQSKNTVGNRGDNGKIEELSAQLVELKMSVEGLEKERDFYFGKLRDIEVMCQDCDNSGDPPPIVQKILEVLYATEDGFAPPEELEGDGLAPDDEEEY, encoded by the exons ATGGAACGCACACTTTGTCGAATCCTCAATTGGTACCCTTGCCGCCACAAACGAAACAGCTGCAAATGCAACAAAGACACATACAGCAACGTAACATCGTTCCGCGGCAGCAGG ATTGTGCCAATTGATAGGCTGGTGAAAGGCAGGTTCCAAGACAACTTTGAGTTTTTACAATGGTTCAAGAAATTCTTTGACGCAAACTACTCGGGAGCAGAGCCGTACGATGCGCTTGCTATGCGAGGAGGGGAACCTATGGGTAGTGGCGGAAATAATGCACCTCGTGGTGGTTCTAACATGAAACGTGCTTCCCCACGTGACACAGTAAATTCAGCTAAATCGGCTCCTCGTCCTACTG GTGAGGGACATCCATCTACCATGCGTGCAGATAGTACAAATACTTTag TAAATAAAGTTCAGCCATCGTACCGTGCACAATCTAAAAACACAGTCGGTAACCGTGGAGATAATGGAAAAATTGAAGAGCTCAGTGCACAg TTGGTTGAACTGAAAATGTCAGTCGAAGGTCTggaaaaggagagagattTCTATTTCGGAAAATTACGTGACATAGAAGTCATGTGCCAAGATTGCGACAATAGCGGTGATCCTCCACctattgtacaaaaaattttagaagtcCTTTATGCAACAGAg gaTGGCTTTGCACCACCTGAAGAATTGGAAGGCGATGGACTTGCGCCCGACGACGAGGAGGAATAttaa